In the genome of Carya illinoinensis cultivar Pawnee chromosome 13, C.illinoinensisPawnee_v1, whole genome shotgun sequence, the window ATTGGTTCCCAGTCCAGAGAACTCATGAAAACTTGGAGTAGATGCATTGGCCAGGATTCGTGACACCATGACTTGGTTCTTCTGGAAATTAACCTTCTCGTTTCCATTCTCTTCTGCTTGCGGTGCACCATTTAACAAAACTTCTGACTTCTAATGTTCATATAAGCAATATGAACCAGTTCAGAGACTATAAGAAAGGTATTCAATGGTAAACATATAGGCTGTGAATGTATAAAACTAACCAGCTGGCTCCGAACAAGATAAGGCAGTACATCCTGCTTTAAGCTTTGAAATGTATCCTTTTGATCTAGAACTTCTTGTAGAACAGACCTAGAAAATTATCACGGTACATAACACAAGACTAGAACACCCAGTTTCGAAAGCAAGATGAAATAatcattgaaaagaaaagatgatagCATATCAAACCTCTTGAACGCATATAAATGAGCATCCATGAGATCAGCTCGAATTTCCATCTGTaagaacgaaaagaaaagagaaggcaAGCTTCAGAACAAGCAGAATGCTGAAAACCTATCTCAATACAGGGCTTTTAACAAGAAAAGTTCTCTTTGAAAAGCAGGGGAAGGGCCATAAAACACTGATACAATCAAGTTTACCAAAAGCCCATTTGTAATTAACTTCTGGAAAAGGTTTACCAAAAGcaaaatggaaaacaaaaaatactcaaatgcATTACCTGGCCAACTGCACGAAGTATGCTCTTCTGTATTCGAATATCTTTCTCTAGTTCAGCACCTGGCAAAGGTTGCAAGATGATGCATGAGGAAAACATCAGGCAGCATCCAAAAGAAAAGACAGTTTTGAAGATCTAAACCTGTagctatatataacaaaaactgTTTAGTAGGATCCAGCCCTATAATATTGTAGCGTCCTGGCTTCTTGGTTTTGTCTTTGCCACTAGAGGAACCAGACTCTGAAGGCCCACTAACGGGAGCAGAGCAGAGCATTGCAGTCACTGCTGCATCATGTCGTCTATGAGCAGCCGCCACTGCACCGGGAGGAACATCAGAAACAAGATCACCATTTACAACCTGGAGAAACATATGAAGCAAactgttgtaaaaaaaattacaaagttCAAGGGCTTAACATTATATGTATGCCAACCATGATGTCCTTTGCAGTCAGGTGGCGAGCAATAGCACGAAGTGCACCAGCCGTTCCGACATCCTCTGGGACTGCAGCAACCTGCCATGTAAGAAAAATACATTAGCCCTACTAATTTGGAGTATCATGTTAGGTTAAGCAATACATGATGCAGTTAATACAGATGACTTCCAAATGTTGAGGCAGTCTGCCGCTCTTATAATACCAACAACTGCAGTTTCTTGAGACAAAATAAGGAGTATACAACCATCATCTTCCAAGAAATAGTCCAGaacaaacaaaattatataGTCTTAAAGCCTTCTTCCAAAACAATATCCCTGAGTTAGAATATTCTCAAATGGTTCTTCCATTTCTAAATTAAATGCAAGGCAAGATTTTTTCCTCAAAAGACCATAATCAAGACATTCTGGTGGCAAGAGCTTCAAGATTCAAGTTGATGGAATGCATCCTTTCTACCAATTGGGTTTGCAGCATCAATTGCATCCTTTCCCTGCGATTCTTTTTACtaatcggttttttttttttcaataagtaagagataaatattattgatctgaatgaaataggcatagcccgtgtacacaggaagtatacataagaacacctaaatacattctaagagTGATGAATTAAAGACAGAAAATCGAACGTTGTCCCCGTTTAGTACAATAGCGGAAAACCAAAACAGTAAAGTGTGAAGAAAAAAGTTCTTCAACTCCGTCATAGCGCATTCCTTGTCTTCAAAGCAACGTGCATTCCTTTCCggccaaatacaccacataatacACAACGAGATTATCTTCCACACTGCTGCCACTTGATGACAACCTTGCATCTTTTCCTCCAACAACCCAACAAATCCACTACCCTcaaaggcataacccaagcaacATCAACCCTTTGaaagatctcatcccacaactCCCTTGttacctcacaatgcaataagagttgatccacagattctctattctttttacacaaataacacaaatCCATCACTACACAACCCATCTTCCTCAGAGTGTCCATGATCAAGATCTTCCCAATGATGGCGTTCCATACAAAGAAGGCTACTTTGGAAGGCACACGGAccctccaaatgttcttccaagggAACGGAGGATGATCTTGTGTTGACAAAATTTTATAGTACGCCTTAACAGTACATTTCTTGTGGTTATTAGACCTCCACTTCAATCGATCACACTGAGCCAGAGGAGTCCCAATGGAGTGTAGGAGACTAAAAAAATCGGATACAATAGATAATTCACAATTGTGAAAATCCCTGTTAAAAAGAATATTACACTAATGAGAACCATGAGAAAGTAGCCGCATATTCACCACTGAAGCCTCCCTATTAGCAGCAATACAATAGAGAACTGGAAAAGCTTTTTCCAAAGCATGATCTCCACACCACACGTCCCGCCAAAAACTGACTCGATTGCCCTCTCCGGCTACAAAACTACTAATCGGTTATTAGTTAGCCAGTTTAATTACTTGCCACAACTTAAAAATGTTCAGCTTAATCGCCCCAATTTGTGCACTTTTTACTACTAGCTTCACTATATTTGACAATGTCAACACAAGCAAGTATTGAAAAACTGGGATGCCAAAGATCAACTCAATCTTCAAATTCATCTTCCAAAAAGACTACAACTCGTAGAATTAATCATGGAATTAGATCAATGGTATAGGTTTGATCAAGAAGCTATTTTTGTCGTCCTATACACCCTTCATCACATTTAGCAATAGAATTAAGCATGATATGAACCAAGGCGTTACTTTATATTCTTgattgaagtattttttttcttttattttttcacccTACAAGTAAGCACCAGAAAGTAATCGTTCTTGAATTCAAAAATACCTCAACATGTAGACGATCAACATAAGCCCCTGAGATCCAACCACCAACCCGAACAGCCGCATCTTGCCCTTCAACCACCTAAACATCCATCAATAAAGCAAATCAGCGACGCCCATAAACGTTCAGAAGAAGTCCTCCGTTTGCTAAATGAGAAAGTGACGTTTAAGTTCATGCGTCTCTGATtagaaattataatacaaaatatgaaacattttattaattttgttttcttcaactgcttttttaatataattatttccaAGAAAATAGACCAAACGAAACATAGTGAGGCGAAAACAAAAGGCTGAAAAAGGAATTAGGGCAAATATGGAGTCTAATGGAACCGTACAACAATGAGATCCTTAAGGTTACTTTGTTCCAATAGCTCCAGTACGTACGAGAGAACCGGCCGGTTCGCCACCGGAAGTAGAGCTTTCGGAACCTCCTGCATTCAAGGGAAAAAATGCATTACAGATTGTAAAAATTTCCTCCGAGAAAATAGAGAACGTTTTCAGGTAAAAGATTACTTATATGACCGTTTGGTTTGGAGAAAATCAAGCAAGCAGTCCCCTTTCTCTCGAACTTAAATAATTCCacacaaaagaataaaaaagcaaAGGAAAAGTAGAGAGGCGGGACCttagagatgagagggatgagCTTCTTGGACGCCCCGCCGGCTAAAACTACCACTTGGAAATCCATCGGAGCGGAGCAGAGGGAGCGAGAGTTCCGTGGGCTTTCACTCTCCCTTTCCCTTCCTCTTCCCATTTTTTCCTCTAGTACGGAAAGCGATGTGTGAACAGTATATTAGggtattattttaagataaaagtATTTAGCTTACGTACAACAACTAACAACTGGGGATGTAGCTCAAATGGTAGAGCGCTCGCTTTGCATGCGAGAGGTACAGGGTTCGATCCCCTGCATCTCCACcatatattaaaaattctatttttttttctccttgtcCTCTTGACCGTTCATCTCTTAGTTCACAAACCAATAACTATCTTCTCAACCCTTCATAAATACACATAGCTAGTTTGGTTTATCCATGTCCACACCCTACTTGATATTAGAATTacaaaaacctaaaaaaaaaaacagccctTGTACTTCTTAGCAACCACTGCTCAGCCCCTTTTTGAGGAGTAATATTCAACACAGTCTGAGTGTTTACAAGTCCAGtgcactttttttaaaaaaaatgagatttattattacaaaattaatttttttcatataaattttatatttgtcaacttttttcaaacaaagcgcgtgatgcaaatattatttctccttCTTATAACTTAATTGTGATTTTATAATTGGGGTATAATGGAGTCCACGAAAACAAACATGGCAAAAAGTCTTACAATTCTACGCAAAAAGACATACCTTCTACAATAACACCTTTTTATGGAGGGGCAAAGTACTGACCATAAAGAAGTAACTCTTCAAAAACAAACAACATTATTTCTGAAAGAGGCTCCAAATCACCTCTACCAATGATAATTGCTAGaatcttttctaaaatttatatagTGATCGTTGGCTCACGATTTTAGAAGTACTAATAAAACAACAAACAGGCTTGCTCAAAAGGGGAGAAGTACTAATTAAACAACACCCACAAGGTTTTGATCATGGGTGGCCTCCTTGCGCTAGCCCTTTGCACGCCACTTGGATGGGCAACCCACGGTGGCCACCCATGAGGGACAATCCTTGTGGGTGGCATTTTGCCTATTTCTGTTCTAATTTCAAattgagatatatatttttaattttttcttatcttttaaaataataaatttaaaaaaaaaaagataattggTATTAGTCGCTATTTGTTAACTGGATTTGCTATCTACCCTACACCCCTTATCCTCCAGGCGTAGGGTGGAGAGCAGATTCAGTTATGAGAAAAACTTTCAACTAGTCTGTCTATTTTCTCTCTAATAACAACCTTCTAATGAGACAATGTCATGTATGTGTCTCATTTTTTCTCCACTATGACCGCACCACATACTAGCCtttaagagaacaaaaaaacCACCCCACTAGAACTCCTCCTTCCTCCCCCCCCTCCCTCTCGCAACACACAACCAGAAGCCCTCCACATAACCAGAGAGAGGTTGATGCATGTCAGAAAACTATACAGTTCTTAGGtttaaataaagaaatgaaaaggaaagagatatatatgtatataaagtcGAAAGTTCTTGTGTGCTAGCTACTTGATGTGTACAGGACTCTTTAAAGCTCATCTATGGCAGAACTATCACTTTCAgtgatattttaatttcataaatgAGACTAGATAGGCTTTTTtgcatctgcattctttcaaaagaaagaaaaaaaaaaccttatatCCTAATTGGCGGTGGTGCATGTTTGGGGTGTGTGCGGGTTCATTTTTGGGCCAGTTTAGGGAGTGATTGCTTTGGCTAAATCATTGTTGTGGACGACGGTGATAAATAACTCACAACCGGCGGAACTTGGTGGCTAAATCAATGCCGTGGACTCCTGCAGCAACAGGTGGTCGACAGACATTGGTGGGTGATGGAACTCTAGGTGTGGCAACTCCGTTGTGCAGTTGTGATGGCAACAGAATTGGTCTGGCACCGGCGACGGTCTACAAACTTGACAGATAGTATAGGACTGTTAGGCGATAGAACGATGAACAAAGAcacaatgaaatcttggaatTATCGGGTGTAATAGTATTATGTTCATTTGTATAAAGCTGCTGAACATGGCGGCCTTTTATTAGAGGTTGTTAAAGTCTATATAATAGACCAACCGCTCCAACATGGAACTGTCCAATTATTTGGCCCAAGTACCCAGATTTCTATGTCGGGTAGGATAAACACAGACTAATGCACTCCATTAGATGTCGCCTTTCAGATTGTTAGTAGCTCTAGGAACTCACTTCTTTTCGAAACTTTAGAGTTTTGAGTTTTCAAcattttgatgttattgtaattactcttttatATTCTTCTGTtcatatgagataaaataaaatattttattaaaaattaaataaaatattattataatattatttttattttaaattttaaaaaaattaaattatttattatatttactgGTCGATGTTCCTTGGTCAAGCCAAGAAGATCAGGATTGTCAAAAGAGATTTATTTGATCCAACAAATGGATCAATTAGTCGTGGCTTACCAAAAGAAAGACACTACGATTGTATGTTCTGGTGTATTTCGTAGGAGAACATCACACGGCCTACTACCTCCAAACAAGATTCGaagaaagcaaaaatataaTCAGATAGCTAGGGGTAAAaaagctttatttttttatgaattttgctacatacaagtacagtcgcatactaatctgtgtaccaatactgatttatttatacttaaaatttaaattaacattattttcaataaaatctactttttgaccaatcacattagattagtgcataattgtgtttgcaattatattttttctttttttatatagtacTAAAAGAAAACCTCTGACTCTACCCGACACGTGAGGCTCACGTGATGAGGGGATGCAGTGGGGTGAGACACATCTTGAAGCTCTATAAGCAAGAAATTCATTGGTGTCTCAAGGAATAGCGGCGGCATGTGGAGCTCACGCTAGGCGTTGGCAGCACTTGAGCCTCACAAGCTTCGAATCATGGGTCATCTTCTAAATTAGCAAGTGAAGAATGTTGTGGTGGTAAGTTGGATATTTTTCAACCtagtagaaagaaaaagaggagaaaagacAAAAGTTATGCACAATGGCGTGGAGGAAGAGGGAGGAGTATTTGGACAGACAAAGAATAATAGCATCTTGGTCATTCCTAGTTTAGTAACTATACAGTtattatatcaaaatatttgatCCCATGTTTAAATAAACAAGTTAATAACCAAAAACATGATTAAAAGCAAATTCTAGGAATTGACGAGATTTGAACATCataattttgtgtttttcttttgaaatataacCCCATAGACAACTCCTACCGTTGAATTGCATATCACTAATGTAGAATAGAAGGTAAGGTGGATACTTCATAGTATGAAGTTCATACCTCTCAGAGGGTCTGTAAACTAGAAATAATGGCTACACATTTGTATACTTTCCACCTTTAAGAAAGTATCTTTTCCATATACTTTTCACCGagttttttgttgtttgttgtcTAACATTTTGAGAAATGTAGAAGAGAGCAAGCGTTTGCCCAAAAGACCAAACAGCAAAAATCCAATATTAGTACGAGAATCTTACAACAAAACTTGCAATCTAACgatgaaaagaggaagaagaagaagaagaagaagaatcttcTGCATGGGAATTAATGAATTGTAGAACAAAGTTACCAGAagatgaattaaataaaatgaccaCATAGCTCAAATGCATCCACAAATGGGACCATCAATTCTACAAACGAGCGACGCTACTATACAGAAACCACCAGCACAGCAGACGGCAAACGAGCCATTTGGAAACCAAACCAGAACAGCCCCACTGCACATGTGCTAACCAGCAAAAGAAACAAGA includes:
- the LOC122292562 gene encoding translation initiation factor eIF-2B subunit gamma → MGRGRERESESPRNSRSLCSAPMDFQVVVLAGGASKKLIPLISKEVPKALLPVANRPVLSYVLELLEQSNLKDLIVVVEGQDAAVRVGGWISGAYVDRLHVEVAAVPEDVGTAGALRAIARHLTAKDIMVVNGDLVSDVPPGAVAAAHRRHDAAVTAMLCSAPVSGPSESGSSSGKDKTKKPGRYNIIGLDPTKQFLLYIATGAELEKDIRIQKSILRAVGQMEIRADLMDAHLYAFKRSVLQEVLDQKDTFQSLKQDVLPYLVRSQLKSEVLLNGAPQAEENGNEKVNFQKNQVMVSRILANASTPSFHEFSGLGTNDSAPRTHKCCVYIASNRKYCARLNSIQAFSDINRDVTGEASHLSGYSFSAQNNIIHPSAELGLKTTVGPHCMLGEGSQMGDKCSVKRSVIGRHCRIGSNVKVANSVIMNHVTIADGCSIQGSVICSNVQLQERVVLKDCQVGAGFVVSAGSECKGEALAKKEK